One stretch of Legionella birminghamensis DNA includes these proteins:
- a CDS encoding DJ-1/PfpI family protein gives MRIAFLFYDGMTTLDIIGPHEVLARLPGVTVHRVAKQAGVIQNGLGLKLIADYSLSEVAETDILVIPGGGKATSLSDEPEILDWIRSIHRDTQWTTSVCTGSLILGAAGLLQGKKATTHWAVMDRLKHWGAMPVTKRIVEDGKIITAAGVSAGIDMALLLAAKLAGKEAAETLQLGIEYDPEPPFNAGSPVKAGPAIYQPLQKRLLDIFEKV, from the coding sequence ATGCGAATTGCTTTTTTATTTTATGATGGCATGACAACACTGGATATTATAGGTCCCCATGAAGTATTAGCCCGTTTGCCGGGTGTTACAGTTCACCGGGTAGCCAAACAGGCAGGCGTGATCCAGAATGGCCTGGGTTTAAAATTGATTGCTGATTATTCGCTATCCGAGGTGGCTGAGACCGATATTCTTGTTATTCCGGGAGGTGGAAAAGCGACCAGTCTTTCCGATGAGCCAGAAATCCTCGACTGGATCAGATCGATCCATAGAGACACACAATGGACCACTTCAGTTTGCACGGGCAGTCTGATCCTGGGTGCTGCAGGGCTTCTGCAAGGCAAAAAAGCCACCACGCATTGGGCAGTAATGGATAGGCTGAAGCACTGGGGAGCTATGCCTGTCACAAAGCGTATTGTTGAGGATGGCAAAATTATAACGGCAGCCGGTGTATCGGCAGGGATTGATATGGCCTTGCTCCTGGCAGCTAAGCTTGCAGGGAAAGAAGCCGCTGAAACATTGCAACTAGGGATTGAATATGATCCCGAGCCGCCTTTTAATGCAGGTTCCCCAGTAAAAGCCGGACCGGCAATCTATCAGCCTTTGCAGAAACGTTTGCTTGATATTTTTGAAAAAGTATAA
- a CDS encoding ankyrin repeat domain-containing protein — translation MTIKFFKNVDEYQLFFSAVENNNLHVVEQVIPYLSSINRYHQKGEILCTALAVAAGNGYLEMTRLLLANKANFDAPVLQCLFSFPEGNPVIVSEDEFKEPKEGELLFRYPVISNPLMMAAEKGQKETFELLKEAGANLHQLTLNGRPIFVSVEKGNLAMLSLYLEAGIDVNEKNEEGDTLLHRAAKLSDPVITQRLLRAGANTDILNLAGQKPVHYAKTEEVKNFILYGPDYWKCPCVLL, via the coding sequence ATGACTATCAAATTTTTCAAAAATGTTGACGAGTATCAGTTATTTTTTAGTGCCGTTGAAAATAATAATTTACATGTAGTGGAACAGGTTATTCCTTATCTTTCCAGTATCAATCGCTATCATCAGAAAGGAGAAATTCTGTGTACTGCTTTAGCAGTTGCCGCAGGAAATGGTTATCTCGAAATGACACGCCTTCTGCTGGCCAATAAAGCCAATTTTGATGCCCCGGTTTTACAATGCCTGTTCTCTTTTCCCGAGGGCAATCCCGTTATTGTTTCAGAAGATGAATTTAAGGAACCAAAGGAAGGCGAATTGCTGTTCCGCTATCCTGTTATTTCAAATCCGTTAATGATGGCGGCTGAGAAAGGGCAGAAGGAGACCTTCGAACTGCTTAAAGAGGCCGGCGCCAATCTTCATCAGTTAACGCTTAATGGTCGGCCCATTTTTGTCAGCGTCGAGAAAGGGAACCTGGCGATGCTTTCTTTGTATTTGGAAGCGGGAATTGATGTAAACGAAAAAAATGAGGAGGGGGATACGCTTTTGCATCGTGCTGCGAAATTATCTGACCCAGTGATTACCCAGAGGCTGCTTCGGGCGGGGGCAAATACAGATATTCTGAATTTGGCTGGTCAAAAGCCCGTTCATTATGCGAAAACTGAAGAGGTTAAAAATTTCATTTTATATGGACCTGATTATTGGAAATGTCCCTGCGTGCTCTTATAA
- a CDS encoding M20 family metallopeptidase has translation MWYGKKFYQFRRIVCVTLFIFSQQGKATSQAIDEQIKQFVSSHQQEQLSLLEELVNINSGTNNLPGVRKVGELLKSQFEALGFKLRWEEEPPSMQRAGTLIAEHKGGKGKRLLLIGHLDTVFPSNSPFQQFKRNGKQAMGPGVIDDKGGDVVILYALKALQAANSLKQANITVVLTGDEEDSGKPTSISRQPLRDVAKNCDLALDFEGAVTMDTATIARRGITNWVMSSQGTESHSAQIFQRGVSYGAIYELVRILDTMREQLSSEKYLSFNPGFILGGTSVDYDNSDSRGVGFGKGNVIAKTAVANGDLRFITEKQKEEAQKKIAAIINSHLAGTSAAIRFEDGIPAMPPTPANLKLLEEYSQASMALGHGMIKPLDPGLRGAGDISFIASQVSASLAGLGPSGSGVHSELETLDIDSLGIQTERAALLIYKLTQEH, from the coding sequence ATGTGGTATGGGAAGAAATTTTACCAGTTTCGACGGATAGTTTGCGTTACTCTCTTTATATTTTCCCAGCAGGGGAAAGCAACCAGTCAAGCCATTGATGAACAAATAAAACAGTTTGTCTCCTCCCATCAGCAAGAACAGCTTTCCCTGCTTGAGGAGTTAGTCAATATCAACAGCGGCACCAACAATTTGCCGGGTGTTCGCAAAGTAGGGGAATTATTAAAATCTCAATTTGAAGCACTTGGTTTTAAATTGCGTTGGGAAGAAGAGCCTCCTTCGATGCAGCGTGCCGGTACTTTAATTGCTGAGCACAAGGGCGGCAAAGGAAAGCGCTTACTCTTGATCGGCCATCTGGACACTGTTTTTCCCTCCAATAGTCCTTTTCAGCAATTTAAGCGAAATGGTAAGCAGGCCATGGGCCCGGGTGTCATTGATGACAAAGGCGGCGATGTTGTTATCTTATATGCCTTAAAAGCCTTGCAGGCTGCGAATTCTTTGAAACAGGCGAATATTACCGTAGTGCTAACCGGTGACGAAGAGGATTCAGGCAAGCCCACTTCCATCTCAAGGCAGCCGCTCAGGGATGTCGCTAAAAATTGCGATCTAGCCCTCGATTTTGAAGGCGCAGTGACGATGGATACCGCGACGATTGCGCGCAGGGGCATTACTAACTGGGTAATGAGCAGTCAGGGAACGGAGTCTCATTCGGCGCAGATTTTTCAGCGGGGGGTGAGTTATGGTGCTATTTATGAATTAGTTCGTATTCTGGATACGATGCGGGAACAGCTTTCCAGCGAAAAATACTTATCTTTTAATCCCGGTTTTATTTTAGGTGGAACCAGTGTGGATTATGACAACAGCGACTCCCGTGGTGTAGGATTTGGCAAGGGAAACGTGATTGCTAAAACCGCAGTAGCGAATGGAGACCTGCGGTTTATTACGGAGAAGCAGAAAGAAGAGGCACAGAAGAAAATCGCTGCCATCATCAATTCGCATCTGGCAGGCACTAGTGCGGCGATTCGCTTTGAGGATGGTATCCCAGCCATGCCGCCAACCCCCGCTAATCTGAAATTATTGGAAGAATACAGTCAGGCTAGTATGGCGCTTGGACATGGGATGATCAAACCTTTGGATCCGGGATTGAGAGGGGCAGGGGATATTTCATTTATCGCCTCCCAGGTCTCGGCATCATTGGCTGGATTGGGCCCATCAGGTTCAGGGGTGCATTCAGAACTGGAAACTCTGGATATTGATTCTCTCGGTATTCAAACTGAACGGGCTGCTTTGTTGATTTATAAGTTAACACAGGAACATTAA
- a CDS encoding efflux RND transporter periplasmic adaptor subunit — protein MKRLPGLLRCVFCTMAFLFLISCSENENTSKVAEKRPVKAIQIGNATVFEGRFFPGKAKASQEVELSFNVNGSLIELPVKIGDKIKKGDLVAKLDPRDFEAKVKAAKAEFIRDKQNFQRAKELVGQGHISKSDYDLVESKWIMSQSNLELAEKAFIDSIIKAPFDGQIANLYVENYQSVSNHQPVARLLNISEIEMIIQIPESAISLMPHVTNIMVQFDAFPGRSISAQIKEISNEASPDTRTYPVTLILKQPEDIEILPGMAGKAKGDIKQKNDQAELTVPAAAVMTQGSTNKSYVWLVDPKNGKVHQQEVQLGELTSTGISVLKGIKAGDWLVIAGIHSLKDGDVVSILNQEDK, from the coding sequence ATGAAGCGACTTCCTGGGTTATTACGTTGTGTATTTTGTACCATGGCATTTCTATTTCTCATCTCTTGCAGTGAAAATGAGAATACATCGAAAGTCGCAGAAAAAAGACCCGTTAAGGCCATTCAGATAGGTAATGCAACTGTTTTCGAAGGTCGATTTTTTCCCGGAAAAGCAAAAGCATCCCAGGAGGTTGAACTTTCGTTTAATGTTAATGGTTCCCTCATTGAATTACCGGTAAAAATTGGTGACAAGATTAAGAAGGGGGATCTGGTCGCAAAACTTGATCCCCGGGATTTTGAAGCCAAGGTAAAAGCGGCTAAAGCGGAGTTCATTCGTGATAAACAAAATTTTCAGCGCGCAAAAGAACTGGTAGGCCAGGGACATATTTCAAAATCGGATTATGACCTGGTGGAATCAAAATGGATTATGTCTCAGTCCAATCTCGAACTGGCTGAGAAAGCATTCATCGACAGCATCATCAAGGCACCTTTTGACGGACAGATTGCCAATTTATATGTTGAAAATTATCAGTCCGTTTCAAACCATCAACCTGTTGCCAGACTACTGAATATTTCAGAAATAGAAATGATAATCCAGATCCCTGAAAGCGCCATTAGCCTGATGCCTCATGTGACTAACATAATGGTCCAGTTTGATGCTTTCCCCGGTCGCTCTATATCTGCTCAAATCAAAGAAATCAGCAATGAAGCCTCCCCTGACACCCGCACTTATCCGGTGACACTCATTTTAAAGCAACCTGAGGATATTGAAATTTTGCCGGGAATGGCGGGTAAAGCGAAAGGTGATATAAAACAAAAAAATGACCAGGCTGAGTTGACAGTGCCTGCAGCTGCTGTAATGACGCAAGGCTCCACCAATAAATCCTATGTGTGGCTGGTAGACCCAAAAAATGGAAAAGTGCATCAGCAGGAAGTTCAACTGGGTGAACTGACATCAACCGGCATATCTGTCTTAAAAGGAATAAAAGCTGGCGATTGGCTGGTGATTGCAGGTATCCACAGTCTCAAGGATGGGGACGTGGTCAGCATTTTAAATCAAGAAGATAAATAA